Genomic window (Bosea vaviloviae):
GCCGATCCGCTCGATCGCGGCGCTCATCCGGCCATGCCGGCCGAGCATCCCGTCGGCGATGGCGACGAGCCGCGCATTCGGGGTCGCCGAGGGCGAGGCGGTGCGCAAGGCGCTGGCGATCTCCTCCTCATTGCGCCCCGGCCCGAGAGCGCAGGCGGCGATGAAGGCTGCTGCCGTCGAGCGGCTGATGCCGGCCCAGCAATGGATCACCAGCGGCGCGGCGCGGTCCCATTCGCCGACGAAGCCCAGGAAGCGCTCGACATGCGCCTCGGCCGGTATGATGTGCCCGTCCATCGGCGCGACGATGTCGGACATGCCGAGGAAGAGATGGCGCTCCGGAGCGATGCCGGCGGGCCGCTCGACCACCGTGTTGACGTTGATCAGCGTCACCACATGGCTGGCGCGCACGGCGGCCACGGTCTCGTGGAGCCGCGACAGCGAGGAGACGTGCAAGGTCGGCATGCCGAAAATCCTGTCGGTCGCAAGAGCTGGATGATTTCAGATGAGATCACTGAGTGATCCCATCTGAAATCTGAATCCGTCTCTCATCCAAGAGTTAGAGCAGGATCAATGCGAAAAACCGGTTCCCACTTTTTCGCATCCTGCTCTTGGGGGCGGGTCGAGCGCCCGCGAATGCGCAAGCATCCTGTCGGCTCGAGCATGAGCCGATGTCGACGGTGTAGCCAAGCGGGATTTCGTCACATATGTGCAAATGTTTACAGGTGAACTATCGTCAATCGGGAAGCTGCCATGAATCTCTGGTTCCGCCTGCTCTGGCTTCTCGCGACCACGGCGTTCCGCCCAAGGCTCAAGCCGCTGGAGGCGCCCTCGCTGCTGGCCTTCCGCGTCTGGCCCCATGATCTCGACACCAGCCTGCATATGAATAATGGCCGGTACTGGACGCTGATGGATCTTGGCCGCACCGACCTGATGCTGCGCACAGGCCTCTGGCGCGCGGTACTGCGGCATCGCTGGGTGCCGGTGG
Coding sequences:
- a CDS encoding tyrosine phosphatase family protein; translation: MPTLHVSSLSRLHETVAAVRASHVVTLINVNTVVERPAGIAPERHLFLGMSDIVAPMDGHIIPAEAHVERFLGFVGEWDRAAPLVIHCWAGISRSTAAAFIAACALGPGRNEEEIASALRTASPSATPNARLVAIADGMLGRHGRMSAAIERIGRGEDAFEGTPFQLALA